A region from the Aeromicrobium choanae genome encodes:
- a CDS encoding TetR/AcrR family transcriptional regulator — MAVAPTPPGRRERNKQAKLDRITAAASELFAEHGVDDVTTQQIADAADIGTGTLFLYARTKGELLLLVQNAHYASALERGRTAAAGTTGALDGLLALLSPVVECNRVQVDNGRTYLREMVFGDPTEPHHAEALSIVAQTERAIADLLSERTRLGGEEAAAMAGVVSAVMFLNLAPSATADASVPEILATMRAQLAAILPG; from the coding sequence ATGGCAGTGGCGCCCACGCCGCCCGGGCGACGCGAGCGGAACAAGCAGGCCAAGCTCGACCGCATCACCGCGGCTGCCAGTGAGCTGTTCGCCGAACACGGTGTCGACGACGTCACGACGCAGCAGATCGCGGACGCTGCGGACATCGGCACCGGCACCCTGTTCCTCTACGCCCGGACCAAGGGCGAGCTGCTGCTCCTGGTGCAGAACGCCCACTACGCGAGCGCGCTCGAGCGGGGTCGCACGGCGGCCGCCGGGACGACCGGCGCGCTCGACGGCCTGCTCGCCCTCCTCTCCCCCGTGGTCGAGTGCAATCGCGTCCAGGTCGACAACGGACGGACCTACCTGCGCGAGATGGTCTTCGGCGACCCGACGGAGCCCCACCACGCCGAGGCGCTGTCCATCGTCGCGCAGACCGAGCGGGCGATCGCCGACCTCCTGAGCGAACGGACGCGGCTGGGCGGCGAGGAGGCAGCGGCGATGGCCGGCGTCGTCTCGGCCGTGATGTTCCTGAACCTGGCGCCGAGCGCGACCGCGGACGCGAGCGTCCCCGAGATCCTCGCCACCATGCGCGCCCAGCTCGCGGCGATCCTGCCCGGATGA
- a CDS encoding alpha/beta fold hydrolase, whose protein sequence is MSTAEPVNTSYANAPTRTVTTQGTTFAYRELGPEGGPPVVFFVHLAATLDNWDPRIVDAIAANRHVIAFDQRGVGGSSGAVPSTLEEAADDAHAFITALGFDTIDVFSFSMGGMIAQDLVVKHPGLVRRLVLTGTGPRGGKGIDKVARTTYGDILRATVTRSDPKEFLFFNRDEAGKRAGKAFIERLQERTTDRDDAISTKAFNAQLKAIRRYGRSRPSDLSVVTQPTLIANGDNDRMVPSVLSEDLHRRIAGSELIIYPNSGHGGIFQYGEEFAPVAADFLAP, encoded by the coding sequence CGAACGCGCCGACGAGGACCGTCACCACGCAAGGGACGACATTCGCCTACCGTGAGCTCGGTCCCGAGGGCGGTCCTCCAGTGGTCTTCTTCGTGCACCTCGCCGCCACGCTCGACAATTGGGACCCGCGCATCGTGGACGCCATCGCGGCGAACCGCCACGTGATCGCGTTCGATCAGCGTGGCGTCGGCGGCTCCTCGGGTGCCGTCCCCTCCACGCTCGAGGAGGCCGCGGACGACGCTCACGCGTTCATCACCGCGCTCGGCTTCGACACGATCGACGTCTTCTCCTTCTCGATGGGCGGCATGATCGCCCAGGACCTGGTCGTCAAGCATCCGGGCCTCGTCCGCAGGCTCGTCCTCACCGGCACCGGCCCCCGTGGCGGCAAGGGCATCGACAAGGTCGCGCGCACCACCTACGGGGACATCCTCCGGGCCACCGTCACGCGGTCGGATCCCAAGGAGTTCCTGTTCTTCAATCGCGACGAGGCTGGCAAGAGGGCGGGGAAGGCGTTCATCGAGCGACTCCAGGAGCGCACGACCGACCGCGACGATGCGATCAGCACGAAGGCGTTCAACGCCCAGCTGAAGGCCATCCGGCGCTACGGCCGCTCCCGCCCGTCGGACCTTTCGGTGGTCACCCAGCCCACCCTGATCGCCAACGGCGACAACGACCGCATGGTTCCCTCAGTCCTGTCGGAGGACCTGCACCGGAGGATCGCCGGATCCGAGCTGATCATCTACCCGAACTCCGGGCACGGGGGCATCTTCCAGTACGGGGAGGAGTTCGCCCCGGTCGCCGCCGACTTCCTCGCCCCGTAG